Proteins co-encoded in one Streptococcus ruminicola genomic window:
- a CDS encoding nucleoside-triphosphate diphosphatase yields the protein MADKIYEYKDKENWFLGEWGGFNAISGLGNVSDDALFKLSQQVAKLVASKCCGKCHGHGEGGCHKDEFNGYNVTVVKKSSDFQLIRFVVGMINEETNRHLEVQQRAGAVVVTEDDQLLFVHLPEDGVAASAFFGKSSENAFGDTILIATRNEGKTKEFRKMFDQLGIKVENLNNHPELPEVEETGMTFEENARLKAETISKLTGKMVLADDSGLKVDVLGGLPGVWSARFSGPDATDESNNAKLLHELAMVFDMKDRSAQFHTTLVVAAPDKESLVVEADWPGYIAMEAKGDNGFGYDPLFLVGETGRHAAELTADEKNEISHRGLAVKKLMEAFPVWKAEQ from the coding sequence ATGGCTGATAAAATTTATGAGTATAAAGATAAAGAAAATTGGTTCCTTGGCGAATGGGGTGGCTTCAACGCCATTTCAGGACTTGGAAATGTTAGTGATGATGCCCTTTTTAAATTGAGCCAACAAGTTGCAAAACTTGTTGCCAGCAAATGCTGTGGTAAATGTCACGGACACGGTGAAGGCGGCTGCCATAAAGACGAATTTAACGGCTACAACGTCACTGTTGTTAAAAAATCATCTGATTTTCAATTGATTCGCTTTGTTGTTGGCATGATTAACGAAGAAACTAATCGTCATTTAGAAGTGCAACAACGTGCGGGTGCGGTTGTGGTTACTGAGGATGACCAATTGTTATTTGTGCATCTACCAGAAGACGGTGTTGCTGCGTCAGCCTTTTTTGGAAAATCATCTGAAAATGCATTTGGTGATACAATCTTGATTGCTACACGCAATGAAGGTAAAACCAAAGAATTTCGTAAAATGTTTGATCAACTAGGTATCAAAGTTGAAAATCTAAACAATCACCCAGAATTACCTGAAGTCGAAGAAACTGGAATGACATTTGAAGAAAATGCTCGATTGAAAGCTGAAACTATTTCAAAATTGACTGGGAAAATGGTCTTAGCTGACGATTCTGGTTTGAAAGTGGATGTTCTTGGTGGTCTTCCTGGTGTATGGTCAGCTCGTTTTTCTGGACCTGATGCAACAGATGAATCAAACAATGCTAAATTGCTTCATGAATTAGCAATGGTATTTGATATGAAAGACCGTTCAGCGCAATTCCACACAACACTTGTGGTTGCTGCACCAGATAAGGAAAGTTTGGTTGTTGAAGCAGATTGGCCTGGCTACATTGCTATGGAAGCAAAAGGCGACAACGGCTTTGGTTATGACCCACTATTCTTAGTTGGTGAAACTGGACGTCACGCTGCTGAATTGACAGCAGATGAAAAAAATGAAATCTCACATCGCGGGTTGGCTGTTAAGAAATTAATGGAGGCATTCCCAGTATGGAAAGCAGAACAATAA
- the xerD gene encoding site-specific tyrosine recombinase XerD yields the protein MIDFIQEFIDSKSLSENSRNAYFYDLQQFVEAVDGKVSKEKLALYEHSLAPLKTSAKKRKISAVNQFLYFLYDTERLDRFYKLSNKEKLATKPVSKELLDYSAFYQESSYQAGQLIALLMIELGLSSSDLQGLKVADLDRTFAVLRVQKAGLVRVLEVPAKLLDYMTANLSEEQIYLFDNQGKSYSRQWFFNQLKAFLASLGLEDLSAQDMRHQYVLHQKVAGKSLLEVSRNLGLKSPVTLEKFYN from the coding sequence ATGATTGATTTTATCCAAGAATTTATTGACAGTAAGTCTCTCTCAGAGAATTCTAGAAATGCTTATTTTTATGATTTGCAGCAGTTTGTTGAGGCTGTTGATGGCAAAGTCAGCAAAGAAAAGCTGGCGCTTTATGAGCATTCATTGGCACCTTTAAAAACCTCAGCCAAAAAGCGTAAGATTTCAGCGGTAAATCAGTTTTTGTATTTTTTGTATGATACTGAGCGCTTAGATCGTTTTTATAAATTAAGCAATAAAGAAAAATTGGCCACGAAACCGGTTAGTAAGGAGTTGCTGGATTATTCGGCTTTTTATCAAGAAAGTTCTTATCAAGCAGGTCAGTTGATTGCGCTTTTGATGATTGAACTGGGCCTGTCGTCTAGTGACCTTCAAGGCTTAAAAGTTGCTGATTTGGATAGGACTTTTGCTGTTTTGCGCGTGCAAAAAGCTGGCTTGGTCAGAGTGCTAGAAGTTCCTGCAAAATTGCTTGATTACATGACTGCCAATTTGTCTGAAGAACAGATTTATCTTTTTGATAATCAAGGTAAATCTTATTCAAGACAATGGTTCTTCAATCAATTAAAAGCATTTTTGGCTTCTTTAGGTCTGGAAGACTTATCAGCGCAGGACATGCGCCATCAATATGTTTTACATCAAAAAGTAGCAGGAAAATCTTTATTAGAAGTTAGTCGCAATTTAGGGCTTAAGAGTCCAGTGACTTTAGAGAAATTTTATAACTAA
- the racE gene encoding glutamate racemase: protein MDNRPIGFLDSGVGGLTVVRELMRQLPHEEIVYIGDSARAPYGPRPAEQIREYTWELVNFLLTKNVKMIVFACNTATAVAWKEVKEKLDIPVLGVILPGSSAAIKSTRNGKIGIIGTPMTINSEVYPEKIKSLSPKMEVSGLACPKFVPIVESNEMGSSVAKKVVYESLAPLVGKVDTLVLGCTHYPLLRPIIQNVMGPNVKLIDSGAECIRDVSVLLNYFEINHSRTEHAVDHHFYTTASSQRFKEIAVNWLGTDIDVQHVDLEKLNK from the coding sequence ATGGATAATAGACCAATTGGTTTTTTAGATTCTGGAGTTGGTGGTTTAACAGTTGTACGTGAATTAATGCGTCAACTACCACATGAAGAAATTGTATATATTGGAGACTCAGCAAGAGCTCCTTACGGTCCTAGACCTGCTGAACAAATTAGAGAATACACTTGGGAATTGGTTAATTTCTTGTTAACTAAAAATGTTAAGATGATTGTCTTTGCTTGTAATACAGCGACAGCAGTTGCTTGGAAAGAAGTTAAAGAAAAGCTTGATATTCCTGTTCTTGGTGTTATTTTACCAGGTTCTAGTGCCGCGATTAAATCGACACGTAACGGTAAAATTGGGATTATCGGAACTCCGATGACCATTAATTCAGAAGTTTATCCTGAAAAGATAAAATCATTATCCCCAAAAATGGAAGTTAGCGGTTTAGCTTGTCCCAAGTTTGTTCCAATCGTTGAATCAAATGAAATGGGGTCAAGTGTTGCTAAAAAAGTCGTTTACGAAAGTTTAGCGCCGCTTGTTGGCAAAGTTGACACATTGGTTCTTGGATGTACGCATTACCCACTACTTCGTCCAATCATTCAAAATGTGATGGGACCTAATGTTAAATTAATCGATAGTGGTGCTGAATGTATTCGAGATGTGTCAGTGTTATTAAATTACTTTGAAATTAATCACAGTCGCACAGAACATGCTGTTGATCACCATTTCTACACAACAGCAAGTAGTCAGCGTTTTAAAGAAATTGCGGTGAACTGGCTAGGAACTGACATTGATGTGCAACATGTTGATTTGGAAAAGTTGAACAAATAG
- the cbpB gene encoding cyclic-di-AMP-binding protein CbpB codes for MIAKEFEEFLLSHLDHYLIPAEDLAIFIDTHNSDHAMLLLANNGYSRVPVITKDKEYVGTISIADIMSYQAKNQLTDWELAQTDIGKMVNTKLQTISDTSSLTDIMHLLVDYPFLPVLDKNNHFLGIITRKSILKAVNSLLHDFTDYYTITPKDD; via the coding sequence ATGATAGCAAAAGAATTTGAAGAATTTCTTCTTAGCCATTTGGATCATTACTTGATTCCGGCAGAAGATTTGGCGATTTTTATTGATACGCATAATTCAGACCACGCTATGTTACTTTTAGCTAATAATGGTTATTCACGTGTTCCTGTTATCACCAAAGATAAAGAATACGTTGGAACTATCAGCATTGCTGACATTATGTCTTATCAAGCTAAAAATCAATTGACCGATTGGGAATTGGCTCAGACTGATATTGGTAAGATGGTTAATACCAAATTACAAACCATTAGTGATACTTCAAGCTTAACGGATATTATGCATTTGTTAGTGGACTATCCTTTCTTGCCAGTCTTAGATAAAAATAACCACTTCCTAGGCATTATTACACGTAAATCGATTCTAAAGGCTGTTAATAGTCTCTTACACGATTTCACTGATTATTATACGATTACCCCGAAAGATGATTGA
- a CDS encoding segregation/condensation protein A, whose product MDIKLKDFEGPLDLLLHLVSKYQMDIYDVPIVEVIEQYLAYISTLQAMKLEVAGEYMVMASQLMLIKSRKLLPKIVEAEPEEDDPEQELLTQIEEYRRFKAISEEMSAQHDERAKFYSKPKQELIFEDAVLAHDKTIMDLFLSFSHVMAEKQRELKNSHTVVERDDYRIEDMMTVISERLSQSKKLVLNKVFKECQSIPEMITLFLATLELIKVHEVEVEQEENFGDIVLRSVS is encoded by the coding sequence ATGGATATTAAATTAAAAGATTTTGAAGGGCCTCTGGATTTGCTTTTGCACTTGGTCTCTAAATATCAGATGGATATTTACGACGTTCCAATCGTGGAAGTTATCGAGCAGTATTTGGCTTATATCTCAACCTTACAAGCCATGAAATTAGAAGTGGCTGGTGAATATATGGTTATGGCCAGTCAGCTCATGCTGATTAAAAGCCGTAAGCTACTTCCAAAAATTGTTGAAGCAGAGCCAGAAGAAGATGACCCTGAACAAGAATTGTTGACACAAATCGAAGAATATCGTCGCTTCAAGGCGATTAGTGAGGAAATGTCAGCTCAGCACGATGAACGTGCTAAATTTTACTCAAAACCAAAACAAGAATTAATTTTTGAAGATGCGGTTTTAGCTCATGACAAGACGATTATGGATCTTTTCTTGTCATTTTCACATGTTATGGCTGAAAAGCAAAGAGAATTGAAAAATAGTCATACGGTTGTTGAGCGTGATGATTATCGTATTGAAGACATGATGACGGTTATTTCAGAACGTCTCAGTCAGTCTAAAAAACTTGTTTTGAACAAGGTTTTCAAAGAATGTCAATCTATTCCAGAGATGATTACCTTATTTTTGGCGACTTTAGAATTGATTAAAGTCCATGAGGTGGAAGTAGAACAAGAGGAAAACTTTGGAGATATTGTTTTACGAAGTGTTAGTTGA
- a CDS encoding YneF family protein codes for MTTFLWILLVLVALFGGLVGGVFIARKQFEKEIGEHPRLTPDAIREMMSQMGQKPSEAKIQQTYRNIIKQSKAAAAKAKK; via the coding sequence ATGACAACATTTCTTTGGATTTTGTTAGTTTTGGTTGCTTTGTTTGGTGGCCTTGTTGGTGGCGTTTTTATCGCTCGTAAACAGTTTGAAAAGGAAATCGGTGAACACCCACGCTTGACGCCTGATGCGATCCGTGAAATGATGAGCCAAATGGGTCAAAAACCTAGTGAAGCAAAAATTCAACAAACGTACCGTAACATTATCAAACAATCAAAAGCAGCTGCAGCAAAAGCTAAAAAATAA
- a CDS encoding DUF4176 domain-containing protein has protein sequence MLNILPIGSIVYLKDGSQKLMILNRGVTIKQNGEDVLFDYSSAIYPMGLNPEQIFYFNQEDIDRVVFNGYSDDEEMRFAELYKKWLSENNFKKGNTNN, from the coding sequence ATGTTAAATATATTACCAATTGGGAGTATTGTGTATTTAAAAGATGGCAGTCAGAAATTGATGATTTTAAATCGTGGTGTAACAATTAAGCAAAATGGAGAAGATGTTCTATTTGATTATTCATCAGCGATTTATCCAATGGGATTAAATCCTGAACAAATTTTTTATTTTAATCAGGAAGATATCGACCGAGTTGTTTTTAACGGCTACAGTGACGATGAAGAAATGAGATTTGCTGAGCTGTATAAAAAGTGGTTGTCTGAGAATAATTTTAAAAAAGGAAATACAAATAATTGA
- a CDS encoding metallophosphoesterase: protein MESRTIIVMSDSHGDREIISNIKQRYQGEVDAIFHNGDSELPSSDPIWDGIKVVRGNCDYDNGYPERLTTYLDDIVIAQTHGHLYNINFTWDRLDLFAQEEDADICLYGHLHRAAAWRNGKTVFINPGSVLQPRGDVKEKLYAKVIITKDKIKVDFYTRDHKLYPALSKEFDR, encoded by the coding sequence ATGGAAAGCAGAACAATAATTGTAATGAGTGATTCTCACGGTGACCGTGAGATTATTAGCAATATTAAACAACGTTATCAAGGCGAAGTTGATGCCATTTTCCATAATGGAGATTCTGAGCTACCAAGTTCAGATCCCATTTGGGATGGTATCAAAGTGGTTCGTGGTAATTGTGATTACGATAATGGTTATCCTGAAAGATTGACAACTTATCTTGACGATATTGTCATAGCACAAACTCACGGACACCTTTATAACATTAATTTTACATGGGATAGATTGGATTTATTTGCTCAAGAAGAAGATGCAGATATCTGCCTTTATGGGCACTTGCACCGAGCAGCAGCTTGGCGTAATGGTAAAACTGTTTTTATCAATCCAGGTAGTGTTCTTCAACCTCGTGGTGATGTCAAAGAAAAGCTTTATGCTAAAGTAATTATCACTAAAGACAAGATTAAGGTTGATTTTTACACACGTGACCACAAACTCTATCCGGCACTTTCAAAGGAATTTGACAGATGA